A genomic window from Camelina sativa cultivar DH55 chromosome 2, Cs, whole genome shotgun sequence includes:
- the LOC104752759 gene encoding F-box/FBD/LRR-repeat protein At1g51370-like — protein sequence MVDRKKKTKICDKLKVSHKEEEDRISQLPEHLISEILYHLSTKDAVRTSVLSTRWRYLWQSVPGLDLSSYEFSKFDAFASFVERFFISHRESWIRKLSLSYYNRDKIPLSLYTCETLVHLQLCNVTMCNAEFVSLPCLKFMYLGNNKYRNETTLQKLISGSPVLEHLTITRAPTYDDANVVQVRSHTLKTAYICEFAEVLIDAPLLQSLKATVSSTMNFQIVNLGSSAKLDFDLSHMRCSSSMIHDILTCVPLVRELVISNGIRKEIFQYSKPGPLFQFRDLSRLNVEFSKFDLATLPTLLQSCPKLESLVMKLVKDRSMCGKKNTELKVMFSTTVPHCLVSSLKVVEWRRSIAVYEGELELVRYFLKNSKILEKLKLDVYYAGKSKCAFLQELLTMPRCSSVCELHCSVIPKNIYC from the exons ATGGtggatagaaagaagaaaaccaaaatatgtgaCAAACTAAAAGTGTCacataaggaagaagaagataggatTAGCCAGTTACCGGAACATTTGATATCTGAAATACTTTATCATCTCTCTACAAAGGATGCTGTCAGAACAAGCGTTTTGTCTACCAGATGGAGATATCTTTGGCAATCTGTTCCTGGATTGGACTTAAGCTCCTACGAATTCTCAAAGTTTGATGCCTTTGCGAGTTTTGTTGAAAGGTTTTTTATTTCCCATAGGGAGTCATGGATTCGGAAACTCAGCTTAAGTTATTATAATAGAGATAAGATACCCCTGAGTTTATATACCTGTGAGACACTGGTACACTTACAACTCTGTAATGTAACCATGTGTAATGCTGAGTTTGTTTCCTTACCTTGTCTGAAGTTCATGTATTTAGGGAATAATAAGTATCGCAACGAGACCACCTTGCAGAAACTTATCTCAGGCTCCCCAGTTCTGGAACATTTAACCATCACCAGAGCTCCAACTTATGATGATGCAAATGTTGTACAAGTGCGCTCTCACACCCTAAAGACAGCCTATATATGCGAGtttgctgaagttttgattgatgCACCTCTACTGCAGTCTTTGAAGGCTACGGTCTCCTCAACAATGAACTTTCAGATCGTCAATTTGGGTTCCTCTGCCAAACTAGATTTTGATTTAAGCCATATGAGATGCAGTAGTAGCATGATTCATGACATCCTCACCTGCGTACCATTGGTGAGGGAGCTAGTTATTAGTAATGGTATTAGGAAG GAAATCTTTCAATACTCGAAACCGGGACCACTGTTTCAGTTTCGTGACCTATCCCGCTTGAATGttgaattttctaaatttgatCTTGCAACGTTGCCAACCCTTCTTCAGAGCTGCCCAAAACTAGAATCTTTAGTTATG AAATTGGTTAAGGACCGATCCATGTGTGGTAAGAAGAATACAGAACTAAAGGTGATGTTTTCAACAACAGTGCCTCATTGTTTGGTATCATCGCTCAAGGTAGTGGAATGGAGACGTTCAATCGCAGTGTACGAAGGAGAATTGGAGCTAGTAAGATATTTCTTGAAGAATTCGAAAATCCTGGAGAAACTAAAGCTCGATGTTTACTATGCCGGAAAGTCTAAGTGTGCCTTCCTTCAAGAACTCCTTACGATGCCAAGATGCTCTAGCGTCTGTGAACTCCATTGTTCTGTGATTCCTAAGAATATCTATTGTTGA